Genomic DNA from Oscillatoria salina IIICB1:
TCCAGATTTGATGATGAAAATGAAGACTCCAATACGGAGATTGTCACCCTGACTGATGAGACTGGGCGATCGCTGAATTGTTATGTGGAGCGTACTCTCGATATACAAGGTTCTACTTATGTTCTGCTGCTCCCAGTAGATTCGCCTGTGGTCATTATTGCCTGGGATGATGAAGATGAAGATGAAGCTTCTGGGGCTACTTTAATCGAAGATGATGAGGAAATTGCCCAAATCTTTGACGATGCTAAAGCAGTTCTCGCCGAACAGAATTTAACTCTTAAGCTGACTGGCTTTACTTTAACTGTTGCTGGCGATTTACCTGAACCAGAAGAAGACGATCTTCTCACTGTCGAACTTGAGGAAGATGATGGTGAAGTTAAGTCCGAAGAATTCCAATTTTTGACTGGTTTCTATCATCTCGAATCAGAATATGAAATTTATACCCCTTTAACTCCCTTACTATTTTTTGCTCAACCCAAGGCAGGAGGTAAACTAGAGTTGCTCTCACCGGAAGAGTTCCAGAGAGTGCAACCGTCTTTGGAAGAATTACTTTTTGATGAATTAGATTGATTTATTGGCTAA
This window encodes:
- a CDS encoding DUF3727 domain-containing protein, whose product is MFMPVSRFDDENEDSNTEIVTLTDETGRSLNCYVERTLDIQGSTYVLLLPVDSPVVIIAWDDEDEDEASGATLIEDDEEIAQIFDDAKAVLAEQNLTLKLTGFTLTVAGDLPEPEEDDLLTVELEEDDGEVKSEEFQFLTGFYHLESEYEIYTPLTPLLFFAQPKAGGKLELLSPEEFQRVQPSLEELLFDELD